A DNA window from Fodinibius sp. Rm-B-1B1-1 contains the following coding sequences:
- the fliJ gene encoding flagellar export protein FliJ, producing the protein MKFEFSLEPVLKVRKHEEKVEKQKLAEKLNRKKDLNELKERLQKKLESHINDTDSNKFINLHDLQRQQQYINDLHEKVKQVNDSLEKIKTAVEHQRDKLADVHKKRHIMEKVKEDERELFLEEMSKQQRKVMDEVATQTFSK; encoded by the coding sequence ATGAAGTTTGAATTTTCGTTGGAGCCTGTTTTAAAAGTTCGAAAGCATGAAGAAAAAGTTGAGAAGCAAAAGCTTGCTGAAAAGCTGAACAGGAAAAAAGATTTGAATGAGCTTAAAGAACGACTACAAAAAAAATTGGAAAGTCATATTAATGATACTGATAGCAATAAATTTATAAACCTGCATGATCTCCAGCGACAACAACAGTATATCAATGACCTTCATGAGAAGGTAAAGCAGGTCAATGACAGTCTTGAGAAAATAAAGACGGCTGTTGAGCACCAGCGTGATAAATTAGCTGATGTTCATAAAAAGCGTCACATCATGGAAAAGGTGAAAGAAGATGAGCGCGAATTGTTTTTAGAAGAGATGTCCAAGCAACAACGCAAAGTTATGGATGAGGTTGCAACACAAACGTTTAGTAAATAA